One part of the Thermococcus litoralis DSM 5473 genome encodes these proteins:
- a CDS encoding ASCH domain-containing protein, with the protein MKNLKFDGKYKDMLLNGKKNATIRMGKVNLKPGDEVLIHAGGYVLGKARIKRVERKKVSELTDEDAVKDGFKNKEELLDALKEHYKNIKPDTEVTIIEFEFTKLLDKPILSADFPYEGNNPIEIAELALKHLKDLSFEEVALLKLFLQSGSLRKAAYKLGGLNKRYKIREVLRKAYEELKKMGIMEPKL; encoded by the coding sequence ATGAAGAATCTAAAGTTCGATGGAAAATACAAAGATATGCTCCTTAACGGGAAGAAAAATGCCACTATAAGGATGGGCAAAGTTAACCTAAAACCAGGAGATGAGGTTCTTATCCATGCAGGAGGTTATGTTCTTGGAAAGGCTAGAATAAAGAGAGTTGAGAGGAAGAAAGTTTCCGAGCTTACTGATGAAGACGCTGTTAAGGACGGGTTTAAGAACAAAGAAGAGCTTTTGGATGCCCTTAAAGAACACTACAAAAACATAAAACCTGACACGGAGGTAACTATAATTGAATTTGAATTCACAAAGCTGCTGGATAAGCCCATATTGTCGGCAGATTTTCCATATGAGGGCAACAATCCAATCGAGATAGCAGAGCTTGCCCTGAAACACCTAAAAGATTTAAGTTTTGAAGAGGTTGCACTTTTAAAGCTCTTTTTGCAGTCAGGCAGCCTTAGAAAAGCAGCTTATAAGCTTGGAGGGCTCAACAAGAGGTATAAAATCCGAGAAGTCCTAAGGAAAGCTTATGAAGAACTTAAGAAGATGGGCATTATGGAACCGAAATTATGA
- a CDS encoding ASCH domain-containing protein yields MKVHKLYVRDEYLEMIKSGEKRIEVRVAYPQLKGIKPKDKILFNNEVPAEVISVKKYETFRQVLREEPIEKIFPDKPSFEQAVKRFHNMYPKWKENRYGVIAIKFRLLKPRRE; encoded by the coding sequence ATGAAAGTGCACAAACTATACGTTAGGGATGAATATCTTGAGATGATAAAAAGCGGAGAAAAGCGGATCGAGGTTAGGGTAGCCTACCCACAGCTAAAGGGGATCAAGCCCAAAGATAAAATACTATTTAACAATGAAGTTCCTGCGGAGGTTATCTCAGTTAAAAAATATGAGACCTTTAGGCAGGTTTTGAGGGAGGAACCTATAGAAAAGATTTTTCCAGATAAGCCCAGCTTTGAACAGGCTGTGAAAAGATTCCACAATATGTATCCAAAATGGAAGGAGAACCGCTATGGAGTAATCGCCATAAAGTTCCGCCTCCTGAAACCAAGGAGGGAATAA
- a CDS encoding class III signal peptide-containing protein — MRRAQSALEYLFILAAVLILVMVTIRVVFTSVQALNSSVTEYIDTVKDKILETL, encoded by the coding sequence ATGCGAAGAGCTCAAAGTGCACTTGAGTACCTGTTCATACTGGCTGCTGTTCTGATACTGGTTATGGTAACCATAAGAGTTGTTTTCACAAGTGTTCAGGCATTAAACTCATCAGTAACTGAATACATCGACACCGTAAAGGACAAGATTCTTGAGACTCTGTGA
- a CDS encoding A24 family peptidase C-terminal domain-containing protein, producing the protein MELFLIGLGVIMGILTSYTDIKTGFIEDKHVFPIAGIGILYYLYYGIAIKHDVFYAFSGLIGLAIGFLLGYLLYLMGGWASGDVVILMGYSALFPYASSYAKIVPPYAIRYPLHGITLLFNSILAVFPFIFFYSLAVLVIRRKTAQLKGIFIDKWLKPFELALWISAAFVILRIVGKAIPPQFGVLIWAIAIVILAKLQKVGDVVGLMLFAYGAFKTPEIVYSYLKLAATFYTFKVFFSLVKVLREEVLTKKVSANELKEWDILGEWIYEKDGKIYRDRESSFDKVIRALKTLNLNALRVEYDKLIASPTAEGLRKEDIETLKALVNEGKLEDEFVVRNAMPFAPALFLGFLISVFYGDLFWWLVLKSSGL; encoded by the coding sequence ATGGAGCTCTTTTTAATAGGTCTCGGGGTTATAATGGGCATTCTAACCTCTTACACTGATATAAAAACTGGATTTATAGAAGATAAGCACGTTTTTCCAATTGCCGGGATTGGGATTCTTTATTATCTCTACTATGGGATTGCCATAAAGCATGACGTTTTCTACGCATTCTCCGGATTAATAGGACTCGCCATCGGATTTTTGTTGGGTTATCTGCTCTATCTCATGGGAGGCTGGGCAAGTGGGGACGTTGTTATCTTAATGGGCTACTCAGCTCTCTTTCCATACGCATCAAGCTATGCAAAGATAGTTCCTCCTTATGCGATAAGATACCCCCTGCACGGCATAACCCTCTTATTTAACAGCATACTTGCTGTGTTCCCCTTCATTTTCTTTTATTCTCTCGCAGTGTTAGTAATAAGGAGAAAAACTGCCCAATTAAAGGGGATTTTCATCGATAAATGGCTCAAGCCCTTTGAGCTTGCCCTCTGGATATCCGCGGCTTTTGTGATTCTCAGAATTGTCGGGAAAGCTATTCCTCCTCAATTTGGGGTTTTAATATGGGCAATAGCGATAGTTATCTTAGCAAAACTGCAAAAGGTTGGAGATGTCGTTGGGTTAATGCTTTTTGCTTATGGTGCATTTAAAACGCCGGAAATCGTCTACAGCTATTTGAAACTTGCCGCAACATTTTATACCTTTAAGGTGTTCTTTTCCCTTGTAAAGGTTTTAAGGGAGGAAGTATTGACAAAAAAAGTTTCTGCTAATGAGCTTAAGGAATGGGACATCCTCGGCGAGTGGATATATGAAAAGGACGGCAAAATCTACAGAGACAGAGAAAGTTCTTTTGACAAGGTTATTAGGGCTTTGAAAACTCTTAACCTAAATGCGCTGAGAGTTGAATACGACAAACTAATCGCCTCACCAACGGCTGAAGGGCTCAGAAAAGAGGACATAGAGACCCTCAAAGCTCTTGTGAACGAAGGAAAGTTGGAAGATGAATTTGTTGTAAGGAATGCGATGCCCTTTGCACCGGCCTTATTTTTGGGCTTCTTAATATCGGTGTTTTACGGCGACTTATTCTGGTGGCTCGTGCTAAAAAGCTCAGGGCTTTAA
- a CDS encoding HAD-IB family phosphatase: protein MYLIAFDLEGTLVKSKSSWVELHKKFGTWDKGKEYAEMFFAGEFDYATWAKLDASLWKGRTKDEVMEWANSVEYFEGVEELFQFLRERNFKIAIISGGLKCLAERVGRELKADFVYANELVFDEKGKITGEVLPWVDFRNKGDILLELKKKLKPKLTIAVGDGHNDIAMFKVADVSIAINPHEGVEGDYLARNLYEVKEIIGKILKEKG from the coding sequence ATGTACCTCATAGCGTTTGATTTAGAAGGAACCTTGGTAAAATCCAAATCAAGCTGGGTTGAGCTTCATAAAAAGTTTGGTACGTGGGACAAAGGGAAAGAATACGCAGAAATGTTCTTTGCTGGGGAGTTTGACTATGCAACATGGGCAAAGTTGGATGCTTCCCTCTGGAAAGGGAGGACAAAAGATGAGGTTATGGAATGGGCAAATTCAGTTGAGTATTTTGAAGGTGTGGAAGAGCTTTTTCAATTCTTGAGAGAGAGGAACTTTAAAATTGCAATAATTAGTGGTGGCCTTAAATGCCTTGCTGAGAGGGTCGGAAGGGAACTTAAGGCTGATTTTGTGTATGCAAACGAGCTTGTCTTTGACGAAAAAGGCAAGATAACCGGAGAAGTTCTTCCATGGGTAGACTTCAGAAACAAGGGGGATATATTGCTCGAGCTTAAAAAAAAGCTCAAGCCGAAGCTGACCATAGCTGTAGGTGATGGGCATAACGATATAGCGATGTTCAAAGTTGCGGATGTGAGCATAGCAATTAACCCCCATGAGGGCGTTGAAGGGGACTACCTTGCGAGAAACCTATATGAAGTAAAGGAAATCATTGGGAAAATTCTAAAAGAAAAAGGGTAG
- a CDS encoding protein-L-isoaspartate(D-aspartate) O-methyltransferase: MEEDELYRKWMRLVENLEREGIIKSEKVKRAFLRVPRYKFVPERYRTYAHVDEPLPIPAGQTISAPHMVAIMLELAELEEGMNVLEVGTGSGWNAALIYELVKRDVYTIERIPELAEFARRNLERAGYKDKVHVIVGDGTKGFPPKAPYDRIIVTAGAPKVPEPLIEQLKVGGKILIPVGSYHLWQELLEVIKISEDNRVKIKNHGGVAFVPLIGEYGWRE; the protein is encoded by the coding sequence ATGGAAGAGGATGAGCTGTATAGAAAATGGATGAGACTTGTTGAGAACCTCGAAAGAGAAGGAATAATCAAGAGTGAAAAAGTAAAGAGGGCTTTTCTTCGAGTGCCGAGATATAAGTTCGTTCCTGAGAGGTATAGGACATATGCTCACGTTGATGAGCCTCTTCCAATTCCCGCAGGTCAAACAATAAGTGCTCCCCACATGGTCGCTATAATGCTGGAGCTTGCCGAGCTGGAGGAGGGAATGAACGTCCTTGAAGTGGGAACTGGAAGTGGATGGAATGCTGCTTTGATCTATGAGCTCGTTAAACGAGATGTCTATACAATAGAGAGAATTCCAGAGCTTGCAGAATTTGCCAGAAGAAACCTTGAGAGAGCAGGCTACAAAGATAAGGTGCACGTAATCGTTGGCGATGGCACTAAGGGGTTTCCACCAAAAGCTCCCTATGACAGAATAATCGTTACCGCCGGAGCTCCCAAAGTTCCCGAACCTCTGATAGAACAGCTCAAAGTGGGAGGCAAAATTTTAATTCCTGTAGGAAGTTACCACCTGTGGCAAGAGCTCCTTGAGGTTATAAAGATAAGTGAAGACAACAGGGTAAAGATAAAAAACCATGGTGGCGTGGCATTCGTGCCTCTAATCGGAGAATATGGATGGAGGGAATGA
- a CDS encoding HVO_0476 family zinc finger protein — protein MEEYFVCPECGSEEVEVISERGREVKLRCSECGHVWQITLSKLIKIPIIVSKHERSFKRFAELPEDEEIKVGDIVEIEDDEVRITGIELEENKRVEKALIKDVKTLWGESLTYPKIIGVSIYLPKGITQSFKVKVDREEEFAVGEVLEVGGYTFKIDKIKTENKMLRHGKAKADKIVRIMGRPIRARASRSLEIYRGYKGEQSPQT, from the coding sequence ATGGAAGAGTATTTTGTATGTCCTGAATGTGGAAGCGAGGAAGTTGAGGTTATATCAGAGAGAGGGAGAGAAGTAAAGCTAAGATGCAGTGAGTGCGGTCATGTATGGCAGATCACATTAAGCAAGCTCATTAAAATCCCAATAATAGTTAGCAAACATGAAAGAAGCTTCAAGAGATTTGCGGAGCTTCCCGAGGATGAGGAAATAAAGGTAGGGGATATAGTGGAGATTGAGGATGATGAAGTTAGGATTACTGGAATTGAGCTGGAGGAAAACAAACGGGTTGAAAAAGCCCTAATAAAGGACGTTAAGACGCTCTGGGGAGAAAGCCTGACCTACCCAAAAATAATTGGAGTTTCCATCTATCTTCCCAAAGGAATTACGCAGTCATTTAAGGTCAAAGTTGATAGGGAAGAAGAGTTTGCAGTTGGGGAGGTTCTGGAAGTCGGAGGCTATACCTTCAAGATAGACAAAATAAAAACTGAAAATAAAATGCTAAGGCATGGAAAAGCTAAAGCTGACAAAATTGTTAGAATTATGGGGAGACCTATAAGGGCAAGGGCAAGCAGAAGCCTTGAGATTTATAGGGGGTACAAAGGGGAACAATCTCCACAAACTTAA
- a CDS encoding helix-turn-helix transcriptional regulator, with protein MLFFLLLPSKFVVSQEYEYNLDSYSLYFDILEDYKVKETIEVVLFPNVPLSYYTFYSEYPIENPEAIIEINGKTQIANISVSKIVGDINAVYIEFPEVSPGSRLKIRISFYSEGMLQEVSGKKQFSYYVKFNQPVGYFYARLYVPKGYAILSPVVPSPDKVESTGNALILEWKKTDVRPEEEFYFIVGFSGEVTNQFPLAMFLATIFIAFLGGFFAGTIYKRKEKTLIDLRSDEEKVLELLKEGPLYQSDLVKRLGFSKAKVSLLLRDMEEKGLIERVKEGRTYLVRLKES; from the coding sequence ATGCTATTTTTCCTGCTCTTGCCTTCAAAATTTGTAGTTTCCCAGGAGTACGAATATAACTTGGACAGTTACTCCCTTTATTTTGATATTCTGGAGGATTATAAGGTCAAAGAAACCATCGAGGTTGTTCTATTTCCAAACGTTCCCCTTTCCTATTACACTTTCTACTCTGAGTACCCAATCGAAAACCCAGAGGCAATAATTGAGATCAACGGCAAAACTCAAATAGCCAACATAAGTGTTTCTAAAATTGTGGGTGACATAAATGCCGTTTATATTGAATTTCCTGAGGTCTCGCCGGGAAGCAGGTTAAAGATAAGAATAAGCTTTTATTCAGAAGGAATGCTCCAAGAGGTTAGTGGGAAAAAGCAGTTTTCATACTACGTCAAATTTAACCAGCCGGTTGGGTATTTTTACGCGAGACTCTACGTTCCCAAGGGTTATGCAATTCTATCTCCTGTAGTTCCCTCCCCGGATAAAGTTGAAAGCACGGGAAATGCACTGATTTTGGAATGGAAAAAGACAGACGTTAGACCAGAGGAGGAGTTCTATTTTATAGTGGGATTTTCGGGAGAGGTGACAAACCAGTTCCCGTTAGCGATGTTTCTGGCAACAATTTTTATAGCCTTTTTAGGCGGCTTTTTTGCTGGAACTATCTATAAGAGAAAAGAAAAAACCCTAATTGACCTTCGCTCAGATGAAGAGAAGGTTCTTGAACTGCTTAAAGAAGGCCCACTCTACCAAAGCGACCTTGTAAAGCGCCTTGGCTTTTCAAAGGCAAAAGTCAGCTTGCTGTTAAGAGACATGGAGGAAAAAGGCTTAATAGAAAGGGTTAAAGAGGGAAGAACGTATCTAGTTAGATTAAAAGAAAGCTGA
- a CDS encoding phosphoadenosine phosphosulfate reductase domain-containing protein yields the protein MRKGPVFLGKAHIHWCEECNVPLISEKCDIHGEGFRVDLTPPADVRLAFEKDLEFIKREFKAHYGVDVGEILDGKVVLLNKTPGEDDVYEIIVDGYVFGWLRFDPLELKWKPGLKIEGAIALWKRFGKNMKKWVIVDKGAKEPIKNGANVLPVGVIEAEESIRIGDDVIVVCEDEVIATGIAKKNYEQLIDKKERGTGIKTRHQKKVQYREGKKATMEEVIKANKSALEERVKEARAFMRTTAQNTNKPIAVAFSGGKDSLAVLGLALEEFENFTVFFNNTGIEFPETLEYVREIKQDLEKRNIKFIVADAGDAFWSSLSVFSPPGRDYRWCCKVTKLGPITLTIKEHYPNGVLMFVGQRKYESLQRYKQPRVWKNPWVPNEIGASPIFHWNALEVWLYIFSRKLKYNPLYENRLDRIGCFMCPSSSLAEIQTLKEEKPQLWEKWESELRKWKERFGMPEEWITYGFWRWRRLTKGQKAIAKELGVKIPEKRTWEPIRYSLEERDGEFILKINTKILLKRIKEVAPILGEVSEDKNSIRVKTIVFTEEEVRAKSREDAIRAYYLIKRAYECVGCGVCVGKCPENALRINPHTKKIEVDSAKCIHCEECMEVCPLLKIKNPQEGSQL from the coding sequence ATGAGAAAAGGGCCAGTATTTTTAGGGAAAGCCCACATTCACTGGTGCGAGGAATGTAATGTCCCGTTAATAAGTGAGAAGTGCGATATACATGGTGAGGGATTTAGGGTAGACTTAACTCCCCCTGCAGACGTGAGACTTGCTTTTGAAAAGGATTTAGAGTTTATTAAGAGAGAGTTTAAAGCCCATTATGGTGTTGATGTAGGGGAGATACTTGACGGCAAGGTAGTCCTTTTGAACAAAACCCCTGGGGAAGACGATGTATATGAGATAATTGTAGACGGCTACGTTTTTGGGTGGCTTCGCTTTGACCCGCTTGAACTTAAGTGGAAGCCGGGGTTGAAGATTGAAGGTGCCATAGCCTTATGGAAGCGCTTTGGAAAAAATATGAAAAAGTGGGTTATAGTTGACAAGGGTGCAAAAGAGCCGATAAAAAACGGTGCAAACGTTTTGCCTGTGGGAGTTATCGAGGCAGAAGAGAGCATTAGAATTGGAGACGACGTTATAGTGGTCTGTGAGGATGAAGTCATCGCTACAGGAATAGCTAAAAAGAATTACGAACAGCTGATTGATAAAAAAGAACGCGGTACCGGGATAAAAACAAGGCACCAAAAAAAGGTTCAATACCGGGAAGGGAAGAAAGCAACTATGGAAGAGGTAATAAAGGCCAACAAATCGGCGCTAGAGGAGAGAGTTAAAGAAGCCAGAGCGTTTATGAGAACAACTGCTCAAAATACAAATAAGCCAATTGCCGTTGCCTTCAGCGGTGGAAAAGATAGCTTAGCCGTTTTGGGTTTAGCCCTTGAGGAATTTGAGAACTTTACGGTGTTTTTCAACAACACTGGAATAGAGTTCCCAGAAACCCTTGAGTATGTAAGAGAAATTAAGCAGGATCTTGAGAAAAGAAACATAAAATTTATCGTGGCTGATGCTGGCGATGCATTCTGGAGCTCTCTCAGCGTTTTTTCACCCCCGGGAAGAGACTATAGATGGTGTTGCAAAGTTACAAAGCTGGGCCCAATAACCTTAACGATAAAGGAACACTACCCAAATGGTGTCCTAATGTTTGTGGGCCAGAGAAAGTACGAGAGCCTGCAGAGATACAAGCAGCCCAGAGTGTGGAAAAATCCATGGGTGCCTAACGAAATTGGAGCCTCTCCAATATTTCACTGGAACGCCCTCGAGGTGTGGCTCTACATATTCTCCCGCAAGCTGAAATACAACCCCCTCTATGAGAACCGTTTGGACAGAATTGGCTGCTTTATGTGTCCAAGCTCTTCCCTAGCTGAAATTCAAACACTAAAGGAGGAAAAGCCGCAGCTGTGGGAAAAATGGGAGAGTGAGCTTAGGAAGTGGAAAGAACGCTTTGGAATGCCAGAGGAATGGATAACCTACGGCTTCTGGAGGTGGAGGCGGTTAACTAAAGGGCAAAAGGCCATTGCAAAGGAACTTGGAGTAAAGATTCCGGAAAAACGGACATGGGAACCTATAAGATATTCGCTTGAAGAGAGAGATGGAGAATTTATTCTCAAAATAAATACGAAGATACTCTTGAAAAGAATCAAAGAAGTAGCCCCGATATTGGGTGAAGTAAGCGAAGATAAAAACTCCATAAGGGTAAAGACTATAGTGTTTACGGAGGAAGAGGTTAGGGCAAAGAGCAGAGAAGATGCTATAAGGGCGTACTACCTAATAAAGAGGGCATATGAGTGTGTTGGATGTGGGGTTTGTGTCGGAAAGTGTCCAGAAAATGCTTTAAGAATAAACCCCCATACAAAAAAGATAGAGGTTGATTCAGCGAAATGTATTCACTGCGAGGAGTGTATGGAAGTATGTCCACTGTTAAAAATAAAAAACCCTCAAGAAGGAAGTCAGCTTTAA
- a CDS encoding archaellum operon transcriptional activator EarA family protein, with translation MNTNFLNTLRYVGKNKLRLLRYLARTYPSPAYLSEIAKATNLSIQEVKDMLLGTASIHQDDKSLVDLGLVDIVEGEGFKYYRLSEEGKSFLDFLESQNVKEKLLFQKNGVKTLVRVLDTTLSFAVNLALLNLLKLGLEYGVFHAINEKKHYADALVDIPVRNKVLLKTMLETYTTLGFAETAFNRIWGRSINYKLELDIGSISYLTLDVIPIFDRMLEFVEVSLNSNSPISLMDFDKNAEFWDMRLNSHLTRIYRTIIKEVGGITRGKRVLDLGCGSVSPEEIGKIVGYEGVYTGVDFSHNLLNIAKRRVKRNGLDWVTLKEIDVQKVKPKGEYDVVIVSFLLEYIPNIQHVISSAVNALGEGGKLIIVEPFRENYPGIEAWEFFEKLTKEFIKFPSKNEIIYSLESTGRTFRVEEFGKSVLAIEVL, from the coding sequence ATGAATACGAATTTTCTAAATACTCTCCGTTATGTTGGGAAGAACAAACTAAGGCTTCTTAGATATCTAGCTCGAACATATCCCTCGCCAGCTTATCTTTCAGAAATAGCCAAAGCTACAAATTTAAGCATACAAGAGGTCAAAGACATGCTCTTAGGAACAGCATCTATACATCAAGATGATAAATCACTTGTGGACTTAGGGTTAGTTGACATTGTTGAGGGAGAAGGATTTAAGTATTATCGCTTATCTGAGGAGGGAAAGAGTTTTTTGGATTTTTTGGAATCTCAAAATGTGAAAGAGAAACTTCTTTTTCAAAAAAATGGTGTAAAGACCCTAGTTCGTGTCCTTGATACAACGCTATCTTTTGCCGTGAACTTAGCACTGCTTAATTTACTCAAACTTGGTTTGGAGTATGGAGTATTTCATGCAATAAATGAAAAAAAGCATTATGCAGACGCCCTGGTGGACATTCCTGTTAGAAATAAAGTTTTACTCAAAACAATGCTAGAGACTTACACAACACTTGGGTTTGCAGAAACCGCATTTAATAGAATCTGGGGGAGGAGTATAAATTACAAACTAGAATTAGACATAGGATCCATATCGTATCTCACTCTCGATGTAATCCCTATATTTGACAGAATGCTTGAATTTGTAGAAGTCTCCTTAAATTCCAACTCTCCAATAAGTCTTATGGACTTTGACAAGAATGCAGAGTTTTGGGATATGCGCCTCAACAGTCACTTGACAAGAATTTACCGAACAATTATCAAAGAGGTTGGTGGGATTACCCGGGGTAAAAGGGTTCTAGATCTTGGATGTGGCTCTGTATCTCCAGAAGAGATTGGAAAAATTGTTGGTTATGAGGGAGTATATACAGGAGTCGATTTTTCCCATAATCTTCTGAATATCGCAAAAAGACGAGTAAAAAGAAATGGGTTAGACTGGGTGACACTAAAAGAGATTGATGTTCAAAAAGTTAAGCCGAAAGGAGAGTATGATGTAGTAATAGTGAGTTTTCTCTTAGAATATATCCCAAATATTCAACATGTCATAAGCAGTGCTGTTAATGCTTTGGGTGAAGGAGGAAAACTTATAATAGTTGAACCTTTTAGAGAGAATTATCCTGGAATTGAAGCTTGGGAGTTCTTTGAAAAATTAACTAAAGAATTTATCAAGTTTCCAAGCAAAAATGAAATTATCTATTCATTGGAATCTACCGGTCGAACTTTTAGAGTTGAAGAATTTGGAAAAAGTGTTCTCGCAATTGAAGTTCTATAA